In Aeromicrobium sp. A1-2, the DNA window ACCCGCGAAGGGCCCGTGGCCCCAGCCGGCCCGGGCCGCGGCGGCCGAGTTGATCGACAAGCACGCATTGGCTCACCCGGTCTGGGGGCATCGCAAGATTTGGGCGATGGTCCGCCACGACGGCCACGTCGTCTCCGAGGCGACCGTGCTGCGCCGCCTGCGCGACCGGGGTCTGATCCTGCCCGACCAGTATCAGCGCGAACGCCGCAAGCTCGCCGAGCGTCGCAAGGCCGCGTTCGCCAAGGAGCCGACCGGGCCGAATCAGGTCTGGCAGCTGGACTTCAGCGAGTTCGAGACCACCACCGGTGGGACCTGGCGTCTCGCTGGCTGCCGTGACTACTGGTCCAAATACGAGCACCGGTTCCACGTCTCACCAACAGCGAACCAGTACGACGCGATCGATGCCGTCGAGCTCGCGCTGGCCGACTACGAAACCATGTTCGGCCACCCGATGATCGATGACTGCGAAGTCGATGTCGACACCGGTGAAGTGCTGCCGGTCGTGACAATCGTGACCGACAACGGAGGCCCATTCAGGTCGTTCAGATTTGAGGCCTTCATCGCTGGCCACCCGAGCTGCACCACGTCCGCACCAGGGTCCGCACGCCTGGGCAGAACGGGTCACGCGAACGTGGATTCGGGACGCTGAAATACGAACGGCTGTTCATCGACGAGATCGACGACGCGATCATGCTGGCCAAGCACGCCGAGGACTACCGGATCGAATACAACACGATCAGACCTCACGAAGCGATCGCCTGGAACCGGCCTCAGGAGGTGCATCTCGGCCTCGCCGACCCGACCATCCCGACATTTCAAACCATCAAAACCCTGCCAACTACTTGACGCGGGACACGCGAACCACACCTCATGCCCCACAATCTGAGTGGGAGGCTGAACCGCGGGAGAGCGATGCAGTCAAGGGTGAACGGCGACGAGGCGGCCGGATGAAGTACTTCGTCCTGCGCACCCCCGGACAGCCCGATGAGCTGGCCCGGTGGACCCGACGCGGCAACAGCGCGGCGTTCTACGACGACGGGACCGGCTCGTGGATCCCCGATCCGCTGCTGGCCGTCCAGATCACCCGGAGCGATGGCTGGCAACTCCTCGACCCTGCGGACCTGCCGCCCGGCCTAGCCCGCGAGATCCGGCAGCCCGCGCTCCGACGCAGGGCGAGCCGGTCTCCTCGGTGGGTGCGCCGTCTCAGGGTCGGCCGACACGCCCGAGGCTGAGTCACGCAGGTCAGACGGCGCCGGCCGCCAGGGACTCGAGCACGAGTGCGGGGTTCTCCCGTGCGATGCGCTGCATGCGCCACTTGTCGGCGAACACCGCGAGCCGGGTGCCGTCGGTGCGGGTCAGCACCTCCGCGCCGGGCTGACCGTTGACGACCAGTGCGCCATCGGCATCGACCTGGAGGGCCAGGTGGTAGTCCAGGAGGTCCAGGCTGACCTCGGTCTGGAACTCCCGTCGGAGGCGGTCGACGACGACCTCGAACTGCATCGGGCCGACCGCGGCCAGCACCGGCGCCTGGTCTCCACGCAGGTCCGAGCGCAGCACCTGGACGACACCCTCACGATCGAGCTGGTCGATTCCCCGTCGGAACTGCTTGTGCCGTCCGGCGTCCCGCGACCGGACCACGGCGAAGTGCTCGGGGGCAAAGCTCGGGATCGGCGGGTACCGGACCGCGGACTCAGCGAACAACGTGTCCCCGATGCTCAGCTGCGAGGCGTTGACCAGCCCCACCACGTCCCCGGGGTACGCGGTGTCGGCGGTCTCGCGGTGGCGACCGAACACACTCTGGGCGTACTTGGTCGCGAACGGTCGGCCGCTCTGCGAATGCGTCAGCACGTCACCGCGATGGAAGACGCCCGAGCACACGCGCGCGAACGCGACGTGATCACGGTGCGCCGTGTTCATGCCCGCCTGGATCTTGAAGATGAAGGCGCTGAAGTCACCGTCGACCGGACGAGGCACGCCAGCGATGTCGGGTCGAGCGCGAGGACTGGGCGCGATCGTGACCATGACCTCGAGCAGCTGGCTGATGCCGAAGTTGAGCGAGGCCGCCGCGAACAGCACCGGCGTCGTGCGTCCGGCCAGGAACTGCTCCGGGTCATGGTCGCCTTCCGAGGCGCTCAGCAGCTCGTCCTCCTCCGAGGCCAACGCCCACGGCTCACCGAACCGCTCCGCGGCCTCGTCGGGGGAGTGGATGACCTGGCCCGCCATGGTCGCTCCGCCGGCCGTGCGGAGGTACTCGATGCCCGTGCCGTCGCGTCGATCGATCACGCCCTGGAACTCGCCGGCAATGCCGACCGGCCAGGTCAGTGGGGTGGGCCGCAGCGCGATGCGCTGCTCGATCTGATCCATCAGCTCGAGCGGGTCGAGGCCCGGGCGGTCCCACTTGTTGACCACGGTGATGACCGGGATGCCACTGCGTCGACAGACGTCGAACAGCTTGAGGGTCTGGGGCTCAAGGCCCTTCGCGCCGTCGAGCAGCATCACTGCGAAGTCGACGGCGGACAGCACGCGGTACGTGTCCTCGGAGAAGTCTGAGTGCCCCCGGGTGTCGACCAGGTTGAAGACGATGCCGTCGTGCTCGAACTGCAGCGCCGTCGACGAGATCGAGATGCCGCGGGCCTGCTCCATCTCCATCCAGTCCGACACTGTCGCCTTGCGGCCCGCCTTTCCGTGCGTCGCGCCGGCCTCGGTGATGACGTGCGCGTGGAGTGCCAGCGCCTCGGTCAGGGTCGACTTGCCGGCATCGGGGTGCGAGATGACGGCGAAGGTTCGCCGGCGGGCCGCCTGGGTCAGGACCTCGTTCGACGCGGCGCTGGGCGACGTCGAGGCGCTCGACTCACGGGTGGCATCCATGACACGACCGTAACGTCAGAGTTCGAATGCGCTCGCATCAGACAGGTGAAGGCGCCTGCGCTGTGATCCTGCACACAAACCACGAGCTCCCTGCAGCGTGAGTTCGTCGGCAAACCTCACCTAACGATAGAGTTGCTCCCGTCGCCCTGAGGATCTGGCTTGCGCAGTCGGCCCGGGTTGCCGTGTCAGGTGTCGCACGCAGGCCACCATCCCTGCGTCACGCCGACACCCCACACACCTTGTGGGAATCACGCCGGCTCGGACGAGCCCACCACGCGAACGGGACCAACCATGGCCATGAACACTGTCCACCCGCCGGAAGCCGGCGACAACTACTCCGTACGAACAGCGCTCGCCTCCCCCAAGATCCTGCGCGTCGAGGTGCTCGCCGGGCTGGTCGTCGCGCTGGCACTGATCCCCGAGGCGATCTCGTTCTCGATCATCGCGGGCGTCGACCCCGAGGTCGGCCTGTTCGCCTCGTTCACGATGGCCGTTTCGATCGCGTTCCTCGGCGGGCGCCCCGCCATGATCTCCGCAGCCACCGGAGCGATCGCCCTGGTGCTCGCGCCGCTCGTCCGCGAGTACGGCATCGACTACCTCATCGCGACGGTCATGCTCGGCGGAGTCCTCCAGATCGTGCTGGCCGTGACGGGCTTCGCCAAGCTCATGCGCTTCATCCCGCGATCGGTCATGGTCGGTTTCGTCAACGCACTCGCGATCTTGATCTTCACCGCCCAGGTTCCGCACATGATCGACGTGCCGTTCGTCGTCTACCCGATGATCGCCGTCGGCATCATCGTCATGGTGTTCCTGCCCAGGATGACCCAGGTCGTGCCGGCGCCGCTCGTCGCGATCGTCCTACTGACCGCGTTCACCGTGATCGCCGCGATCAACGTCCCCAACGTGGGCGACGAGGGCGACCTGCCCAACAACCTCCCATCGCTGTTCACGCCCGACATCCCGCTGAACCTCGAGACGCTGCGCATCATCGCGCCGTACGCGCTGGCGATGGCCCTGGTCGGACTGCTCGAGTCACTCATGACCGCGAAGCTCGTCGACGACATCACCGACACCCACTCGGACAAGACCCGCGAGGCCTGGGGCCAGGGCGCCTCCAACATCATCACGGGTTTCTTCGGCGGCATGGGCGGTTGCGCGATGATCGGCCAGACCATGATCAACGTCAAGGCATCCGGCGCCCGCACCCGCATCTCGACTTTCATGGCCGGCATCTTCCTCCTCGCCCTCGTCGTCGGCGCCGGAGACGTCGTCGCGGTCATCCCGATGGGCGCCCTGGTCGCGGTCATGATCATGGTCGCGATCGGCACGTTCGACTGGCACAGCGTCCAGCTCAACACCCTGCGTCGCATGCCCAAGAGCGAAAACGTCGTGATGCTGTCGACGGTCGCCGTGGTCGTGGCGACCCACAACCTTGCCATCGGCGTCGGCGTCGGCGTCATCATCGCGATGGTCATGTTCGCCCGCCGCGTCGCTCACTTCACCGAGGTCATCGACGTCGCCCACCCGGACGAGAACACCCGGGTCTACAAGGTCGTCGGCGAGCTCTTCTTCGCCTCGAGCAACGACCTGTTCTACCAGTTCGACTACGCCGGCGACCCGCAGAACATCATCATCGACATGTCGGAGTCACACATCTGGGATGCCTCGACCGTCGCAGCGCTGGACGCGATCGAGACGAAGTACCGCGCCAAGGGCAAGAACGTCGACATCCAGGGGCTCAACGAGGCGAGCATGGACCGTCACGCCAAGTTGGCCGGTCACCTCGGCGGCGGCCACTGAGCGTCAGCCGCGGCCGAGCCGTGAGCGGGACGTCTCGCTGACCTCGGTGAGCTGCACCGCGAACTCGCCGGCCTGCTCGACCTTGGCCACCAGCGAGGCGATCCGCTCGTCGACGCTCGTGCGGACGTCGTCCAGGCGGGCGAGGAGCGCCGTGCGCTCGACAGAGTCCAGGTCGCTGGACGCCAGGTTGTCCAGCACCCCGAGGAAGTCCCCGATCTCCTCGACCGAGAAGCCCAGCGGCTTCATCCGCTTGATGAGCTGGAGCCGGCTGACGTCACTCTCGGAGTAGAGCCGAAATCCTCCGACGCTGCGGCCGGAAGGGATGACCAGGCCGGTCTCCTCATAGAACCGGATCGTGCGCAGACTCAGGCCGACCTGATCGGCAACCTCGCCGATCTGCATGCGTACCGCGTCCACTCGATCCACCCTGTCCCAGCAATCCTTCGGGTCGCCAGTGTAGCCGCGAGCCACGGCAGGCCCGGCTCGTTTCATGCCCTCGCCCGCCGGACCAACAGCGACCTGCGCCTACCTCACGGCGCTGCCGGGGTCACAACAGCAGTGGTGCCTCGTGGACGGACCACATGAGCAGCACGCAGCTGGCGACGACGGTGATCCAGAAGACGGTGCGGAACGGCTGCTCGGTCGTCTTGTGTCGAAAAACCCTTCGGGCGGCCAACGCACAAGGTCGGCGTTCCAGCCGGCCAGCACGCCCTGCTGGCGACCGACGCTGTTGACTGCAGGCAGGTCGTCCGTTCCCTCGCTCTGAGGTTGCCCGGCTGGGTCGTAGGGGAACTCGCCCTGCGGATCAGACCAGCCCGACCAGCGCTTCCGATCGCTCCCACAGGCCGTCGATGATCGCCTGGTCGTGGCTATGCTTGTTCTCCCGGCCGTCGGCCTTGAACCTGCTGAAGTAGCGCCCGTCGACCTCGGGGTCGGGTCCGCGCTCGGCGAGGGCGATCAGCGGCGCCGCACCTTCGGCGACGCTGATGGTGGCCAGCCGCTTGAGCGGGGAGCGATAGAGGAGCCCGACGAACCACGAGTCGCGGCCGAACGAGCTGCCGACCGGGCCGGGGTGGACGGCGACAGCAACAACGCCGTCGCCCGACCACCGCTGGCTGATACCGCGGGTGAAGACGATGTTCATCAGCTTGCCGGTGCCGTAGGCCGGGAACTCGATCGCCCGGCGGTGCTCGTAGTCGAGGTCGTCGAGCACGATCTTGCCCATCAGGTTGCCGACGCTGGAGGTGTTGACAACCAGCGACGTGCCGGCCGCGGCGAGCTGGGGGCGGAGCAGGTTGGTGAGCAGGAACGGCGCCAGGTGGTTGATCTGGAAGTTGGGCTCGTGGCCGTCCGCGGTTTTGTTCGACGGAGCGAACGTGCCGCCAGCGTTGTTCATCAGGACGTCGAGCGTGTCCACGCGATCGCCGAGCTCCTGGGCGAGGCGGCGAACATCGTCGAGCCGGGAGAAGTCAGCGATGAGCGGCTCGGTGCCGACCGCCTCGGCGATCGGACGGAGCTTGTCGGCGGAGCGCCCGGTCACGTGGACCGTGGCGCCCTTGGCCGCCAGCGTCTTGGCAGTCTCGGCCCCGATCCCGTCGCTCGCTCCAGTCACCAGGACAGTGCGGCCTGCCATCGTCTGATCAGTCATGCCATGAGCCTAGGACAACGGGCCAGCCCGCCATCACCTGACGAGAGCGCGATCGCGCTCCCGAACCTTGACAACCTTGGCTTCGCGCAAGCGGGGAGCCTGCGGCGGCGGCTCGTTCACAACTGCACTGCTCCCCCCTGAGGAACCTCGTGCCGATGACGTAGCCGCGGCCTTCGCAGTTCCCGTTCC includes these proteins:
- a CDS encoding IS3 family transposase — encoded protein: MSTARWCRTFDIPERTWSRWQAKARAGKPAKGPWPQPARAAAAELIDKHALAHPVWGHRKIWAMVRHDGHVVSEATVLRRLRDRGLILPDQYQRERRKLAERRKAAFAKEPTGPNQVWQLDFSEFETTTGGTWRLAGCRDYWSKYEHRFHVSPTANQYDAIDAVELALADYETMFGHPMIDDCEVDVDTGEVLPVVTIVTDNGGPFRSFRFEAFIAGHPSCTTSAPGSARLGRTGHANVDSGR
- a CDS encoding integrase core domain-containing protein encodes the protein MHHVRTRVRTPGQNGSRERGFGTLKYERLFIDEIDDAIMLAKHAEDYRIEYNTIRPHEAIAWNRPQEVHLGLADPTIPTFQTIKTLPTT
- a CDS encoding peptide chain release factor 3 is translated as MDATRESSASTSPSAASNEVLTQAARRRTFAVISHPDAGKSTLTEALALHAHVITEAGATHGKAGRKATVSDWMEMEQARGISISSTALQFEHDGIVFNLVDTRGHSDFSEDTYRVLSAVDFAVMLLDGAKGLEPQTLKLFDVCRRSGIPVITVVNKWDRPGLDPLELMDQIEQRIALRPTPLTWPVGIAGEFQGVIDRRDGTGIEYLRTAGGATMAGQVIHSPDEAAERFGEPWALASEEDELLSASEGDHDPEQFLAGRTTPVLFAAASLNFGISQLLEVMVTIAPSPRARPDIAGVPRPVDGDFSAFIFKIQAGMNTAHRDHVAFARVCSGVFHRGDVLTHSQSGRPFATKYAQSVFGRHRETADTAYPGDVVGLVNASQLSIGDTLFAESAVRYPPIPSFAPEHFAVVRSRDAGRHKQFRRGIDQLDREGVVQVLRSDLRGDQAPVLAAVGPMQFEVVVDRLRREFQTEVSLDLLDYHLALQVDADGALVVNGQPGAEVLTRTDGTRLAVFADKWRMQRIARENPALVLESLAAGAV
- a CDS encoding SulP family inorganic anion transporter encodes the protein MNTVHPPEAGDNYSVRTALASPKILRVEVLAGLVVALALIPEAISFSIIAGVDPEVGLFASFTMAVSIAFLGGRPAMISAATGAIALVLAPLVREYGIDYLIATVMLGGVLQIVLAVTGFAKLMRFIPRSVMVGFVNALAILIFTAQVPHMIDVPFVVYPMIAVGIIVMVFLPRMTQVVPAPLVAIVLLTAFTVIAAINVPNVGDEGDLPNNLPSLFTPDIPLNLETLRIIAPYALAMALVGLLESLMTAKLVDDITDTHSDKTREAWGQGASNIITGFFGGMGGCAMIGQTMINVKASGARTRISTFMAGIFLLALVVGAGDVVAVIPMGALVAVMIMVAIGTFDWHSVQLNTLRRMPKSENVVMLSTVAVVVATHNLAIGVGVGVIIAMVMFARRVAHFTEVIDVAHPDENTRVYKVVGELFFASSNDLFYQFDYAGDPQNIIIDMSESHIWDASTVAALDAIETKYRAKGKNVDIQGLNEASMDRHAKLAGHLGGGH
- a CDS encoding MerR family transcriptional regulator — its product is MDAVRMQIGEVADQVGLSLRTIRFYEETGLVIPSGRSVGGFRLYSESDVSRLQLIKRMKPLGFSVEEIGDFLGVLDNLASSDLDSVERTALLARLDDVRTSVDERIASLVAKVEQAGEFAVQLTEVSETSRSRLGRG
- a CDS encoding SDR family NAD(P)-dependent oxidoreductase: MTDQTMAGRTVLVTGASDGIGAETAKTLAAKGATVHVTGRSADKLRPIAEAVGTEPLIADFSRLDDVRRLAQELGDRVDTLDVLMNNAGGTFAPSNKTADGHEPNFQINHLAPFLLTNLLRPQLAAAGTSLVVNTSSVGNLMGKIVLDDLDYEHRRAIEFPAYGTGKLMNIVFTRGISQRWSGDGVVAVAVHPGPVGSSFGRDSWFVGLLYRSPLKRLATISVAEGAAPLIALAERGPDPEVDGRYFSRFKADGRENKHSHDQAIIDGLWERSEALVGLV